One region of Erythrolamprus reginae isolate rEryReg1 chromosome 8, rEryReg1.hap1, whole genome shotgun sequence genomic DNA includes:
- the AKAP14 gene encoding A-kinase anchor protein 14, with translation MSLEDKYIAIMDEDDEDKEEEEDIQEAAASFVDGVIKDAVDKIIALKKEEAAAIYTIQNIPWMRCSDFSIGRGLLQIEDYMKTWELHESWLHWSNYLNNEELKYSTRYYYRVRWSIPTCRKPIPRATACVYFVIEISKIKPKNLPIEVFFVVETNRLIHRPGKTRFKEKWLKDVIESKIVMMETVDF, from the exons ATGTCGTTGGAAGATAAATACATAGCAATTATGGATGAGGACGATGAGgataaggaggaagaggaagacatcCAGGAGGCAGCGGCCTCGTTCGTTGATGGGGTGATCAAAGATGCTGTGGACAAAATCATAGCCCTGAAGAAGGAAGAGGCAG CTGCCATATACACAATACAAAATATTCCTTGGATGAGGTGCAGCGATTTCTCCATCGGAAGAGGTCTGTTGCAGATCGAGGACTATATGAAA ACATGGGAGCTTCACGAAAGTTGGCTACACTGGAGCAACTATCTCAACAACGAGGAACTCAAGTATAGCACCCGGTACTATTACCGAGTCCGCTGGAGCATCCCGACATGCAGGAAACCCATCCCTCGAGCCACGGCCTGTGTCTATTTCGTCATCGAGATTTCCAAAATCAAACCCAAA AACCTACCAATTGAAGTATTCTTTGTGGTGGAAACCAACAGGCTGATTCATAG GCCAGGAAAAACTCGTTTTAAGGAGAAGTGGCTCAAAGATGTAATTGAAAGTAAGATTGTCATGATGGAGACTGTGGATTTTTAA
- the LOC139171569 gene encoding putative defense protein 3 — MACWNCLWGAIFWTILRSNDAFPDGVPISACETMLPVHTGVQPQKIPSPYEVSVSAPSFQNGQLLYVQLLGAAYRGLLLEARSFQSAAALGFWQTPPNNTRYLKCSGHPQGAITHSNTNLKMQQIYSWFPPPLGCPSVVYFVATVAQSHDIYWTQVKSKVIWRNPQATCGVETSGRQFSAATGMACLLLMILLL; from the exons ATGGCTTGTTGGAATTGCCTTTGGGGGGCCATTTTCTGGACCATACTACGTTCAAATGATGCCTTTCCAGATGGAGTTCCCATATCTGCCTGTGAGACTATGCTGCCTGTCCATACTGGAGTACAGCCTCAAAAGATTCCTAGTCCTTATGAAGTTTCGGTTAGTGCACCTTCCTTCCAAAACGGGCAGCTGCTTTATg TTCAGCTCCTAGGTGCTGCTTATCGGGGATTGTTGTTGGAGGCACGTTCGTTCCAGTCGGCCGCTGCCCTGGGATTTTGGCAAACTCCCCCAAACAATACCAGATATTTAAAG TGCTCTGGACATCCTCAAGGAGCCATTACTCATTCCAACACCAACTTAAAAATGCAACAGATCTACTCCTGGTTCCCACCTCCCTTAGGCTGTCCTTCAGTAGTTTACTTTGT GGCAACCGTGGCCCAATCACACGACATCTACTGGACCCAGGTCAAATCCAAAGTGATCTGGAGAA ATCCTCAAGCTACATGTGGAGTGGAAACATCTGGGAGACAATTTTCCGCTGCTACAGGGATGGCCTGTTTGCTCCTAATGATTTTGCTTCTCTGA
- the UPF3B gene encoding regulator of nonsense transcripts 3B isoform X2, with protein sequence MKEDKENARPKEKRGGPLTPTGLGAAMAGADAKAGGEPDRLERPKDKKETLSKDETFFFKVVIRRLPPSLTKEQLEEHLQPLPEHDYFEFFSNDSSLYPHMFSRAYINFKNQEDIVLFRDRFDGYVFIDHKGLEYPAIVEFAPFQKAAKKKNKKKDAKAGTIDDDPEYKKFLESYSADDEKLTSTPETLLEEIEARNKELIAKKTTPLLNFLKNKQRLREEKREERRRRELERKRQREEERRKWKEEERRKRKEAEKTKKVERCPEKERDKSKDEPKIKKPERDERDFEKKEKAKRPEKENLREDKTASPIGNVPAKRSDGEAKEEKTKKVIYPLQFEDECGKDYRDRDYDRDRDYERIQRDKLRRQEEDRRRQKERFEKEKVFRRKEDEVKRERDSLREKGKRADFLEYVSNAEKTEKGTKEDKRDDLAKKDRIRNKDRPAMQLYQPGARSRSRLSAYDESSPKPYDQGADKKPECEASNLKEEV encoded by the exons ATGAAGGAGGACAAGGAGAACGCCAGGCCGAAGGAGAAGCGCGGAGGGCCCCTCACTCCCACCGGCCTCGGAGCAGCCATGGCCGGGGCGGACGCCAAGGCGGGCGGGGAGCCTGACCGCCTCGAGAGGCCCAAAGACAAGAAAGAGACGCTCAGCAAG GATGAAACATTTTTCTTTAAGGTAGTGATTCGACGCCTTCCTCCCAGCTTGACCAAGGAACAGCTTGAAGAACATCTCCAGCCGCTGCCAGAGCACGATTATTTTGAATTCTTTTCAAATGACTCTag TTTGTACCCTCACATGTTTTCCAGAGCATACATCAACTTTAAAAACCAAGAAGACATAGTTCTGTTCAGGGATCGCTTTGATGGTTATGTTTTTATTGATCACAAAG GTCTCGAATATCCCGCCATCGTGGAATTTGCTCCGTTTCAAAAAGCTGCCAAAAAGAAGAATAAGAAAAAGGATGCCAAAGCTGGAACTATCGATGATG ATCCAGAATATAAGAAGTTTTTAGAAAGCTACAGTGCTGATGATGAAAAATTAACATCTACTCCCGAGACTTTATTAGAAGAAATAGAGGCAAGAAATAAAGAATTAATAG CCAAAAAGACAACTCCTCTGTTGAACTTCCTGAAGAATAAGCAG AGGCTTAGAGAAGAGAAacgagaggaaaggaggaggcgAGAACTAGAGaggaagagacaaagggaagaagaaagaaggaagtggaaagaagaagaaagaagaaagcgaaaagaagctgaaaaaacaaagaaagtagaAAGGTGTCCCGAGAAGGAAAGGGACAAATCAAAGGATGAACCAAAGATTAAG AAGccagaaagggatgaaagagattttgaaaaaaaggaaaaggccaAGAGACCGGAGAAAGAGAATCTCAGAGAGGACAAGACCGCCAGCCCAATTGGCAACGTGCCAGCCAAGCGCTCTGATGGCGAAGCTAAAGAGGAAAAGACCAAAAAAGTCATCTACCCCCTGCA ATTCGAAGACGAGTGCGGGAAAGATTACCGCGACAGAGACTACGACCGCGACAGAGACTACGAGAGGATTCAGCGGGATAAACTCCGGCGCCAAGAGGAAGACCGTCGGCGCCAGAAAGAACGCTTTGAGAAAGAGAAAGTGTTCCGGAGGAAAGAGGACGAGGTGAAACGGGAACGAGACTCCTTgcgagagaaagggaaaagagccGACTTCCTGGAGTACGTGAGCAACgcagagaaaactgagaaggggacCAAGGAGGACAAAAGAGACGATTTGGCCAAGAAAGACCGGATTCGGAACAAG GACCGGCCGGCCATGCAGCTCTACCAACCTGGAGCCCGGAGTCGAAGCCGCTTATCCGCGTACGACGAGAGCTCTCCCAAGCCATACGACCAAGGAGCAGATAAAAAGCCAGAGTGCGAGGCTAGTAACTTGAAAGAAGAGGTGTGA
- the UPF3B gene encoding regulator of nonsense transcripts 3B isoform X1: MKEDKENARPKEKRGGPLTPTGLGAAMAGADAKAGGEPDRLERPKDKKETLSKDETFFFKVVIRRLPPSLTKEQLEEHLQPLPEHDYFEFFSNDSSLYPHMFSRAYINFKNQEDIVLFRDRFDGYVFIDHKGLEYPAIVEFAPFQKAAKKKNKKKDAKAGTIDDDPEYKKFLESYSADDEKLTSTPETLLEEIEARNKELIAKKTTPLLNFLKNKQRLREEKREERRRRELERKRQREEERRKWKEEERRKRKEAEKTKKVERCPEKERDKSKDEPKIKLLKKPERDERDFEKKEKAKRPEKENLREDKTASPIGNVPAKRSDGEAKEEKTKKVIYPLQFEDECGKDYRDRDYDRDRDYERIQRDKLRRQEEDRRRQKERFEKEKVFRRKEDEVKRERDSLREKGKRADFLEYVSNAEKTEKGTKEDKRDDLAKKDRIRNKDRPAMQLYQPGARSRSRLSAYDESSPKPYDQGADKKPECEASNLKEEV; this comes from the exons ATGAAGGAGGACAAGGAGAACGCCAGGCCGAAGGAGAAGCGCGGAGGGCCCCTCACTCCCACCGGCCTCGGAGCAGCCATGGCCGGGGCGGACGCCAAGGCGGGCGGGGAGCCTGACCGCCTCGAGAGGCCCAAAGACAAGAAAGAGACGCTCAGCAAG GATGAAACATTTTTCTTTAAGGTAGTGATTCGACGCCTTCCTCCCAGCTTGACCAAGGAACAGCTTGAAGAACATCTCCAGCCGCTGCCAGAGCACGATTATTTTGAATTCTTTTCAAATGACTCTag TTTGTACCCTCACATGTTTTCCAGAGCATACATCAACTTTAAAAACCAAGAAGACATAGTTCTGTTCAGGGATCGCTTTGATGGTTATGTTTTTATTGATCACAAAG GTCTCGAATATCCCGCCATCGTGGAATTTGCTCCGTTTCAAAAAGCTGCCAAAAAGAAGAATAAGAAAAAGGATGCCAAAGCTGGAACTATCGATGATG ATCCAGAATATAAGAAGTTTTTAGAAAGCTACAGTGCTGATGATGAAAAATTAACATCTACTCCCGAGACTTTATTAGAAGAAATAGAGGCAAGAAATAAAGAATTAATAG CCAAAAAGACAACTCCTCTGTTGAACTTCCTGAAGAATAAGCAG AGGCTTAGAGAAGAGAAacgagaggaaaggaggaggcgAGAACTAGAGaggaagagacaaagggaagaagaaagaaggaagtggaaagaagaagaaagaagaaagcgaaaagaagctgaaaaaacaaagaaagtagaAAGGTGTCCCGAGAAGGAAAGGGACAAATCAAAGGATGAACCAAAGATTAAG CTACTTAAGAAGccagaaagggatgaaagagattttgaaaaaaaggaaaaggccaAGAGACCGGAGAAAGAGAATCTCAGAGAGGACAAGACCGCCAGCCCAATTGGCAACGTGCCAGCCAAGCGCTCTGATGGCGAAGCTAAAGAGGAAAAGACCAAAAAAGTCATCTACCCCCTGCA ATTCGAAGACGAGTGCGGGAAAGATTACCGCGACAGAGACTACGACCGCGACAGAGACTACGAGAGGATTCAGCGGGATAAACTCCGGCGCCAAGAGGAAGACCGTCGGCGCCAGAAAGAACGCTTTGAGAAAGAGAAAGTGTTCCGGAGGAAAGAGGACGAGGTGAAACGGGAACGAGACTCCTTgcgagagaaagggaaaagagccGACTTCCTGGAGTACGTGAGCAACgcagagaaaactgagaaggggacCAAGGAGGACAAAAGAGACGATTTGGCCAAGAAAGACCGGATTCGGAACAAG GACCGGCCGGCCATGCAGCTCTACCAACCTGGAGCCCGGAGTCGAAGCCGCTTATCCGCGTACGACGAGAGCTCTCCCAAGCCATACGACCAAGGAGCAGATAAAAAGCCAGAGTGCGAGGCTAGTAACTTGAAAGAAGAGGTGTGA
- the UPF3B gene encoding regulator of nonsense transcripts 3B isoform X3, translating into MKEDKENARPKEKRGGPLTPTGLGAAMAGADAKAGGEPDRLERPKDKKETLSKVVIRRLPPSLTKEQLEEHLQPLPEHDYFEFFSNDSSLYPHMFSRAYINFKNQEDIVLFRDRFDGYVFIDHKGLEYPAIVEFAPFQKAAKKKNKKKDAKAGTIDDDPEYKKFLESYSADDEKLTSTPETLLEEIEARNKELIAKKTTPLLNFLKNKQRLREEKREERRRRELERKRQREEERRKWKEEERRKRKEAEKTKKVERCPEKERDKSKDEPKIKLLKKPERDERDFEKKEKAKRPEKENLREDKTASPIGNVPAKRSDGEAKEEKTKKVIYPLQFEDECGKDYRDRDYDRDRDYERIQRDKLRRQEEDRRRQKERFEKEKVFRRKEDEVKRERDSLREKGKRADFLEYVSNAEKTEKGTKEDKRDDLAKKDRIRNKDRPAMQLYQPGARSRSRLSAYDESSPKPYDQGADKKPECEASNLKEEV; encoded by the exons ATGAAGGAGGACAAGGAGAACGCCAGGCCGAAGGAGAAGCGCGGAGGGCCCCTCACTCCCACCGGCCTCGGAGCAGCCATGGCCGGGGCGGACGCCAAGGCGGGCGGGGAGCCTGACCGCCTCGAGAGGCCCAAAGACAAGAAAGAGACGCTCAGCAAG GTAGTGATTCGACGCCTTCCTCCCAGCTTGACCAAGGAACAGCTTGAAGAACATCTCCAGCCGCTGCCAGAGCACGATTATTTTGAATTCTTTTCAAATGACTCTag TTTGTACCCTCACATGTTTTCCAGAGCATACATCAACTTTAAAAACCAAGAAGACATAGTTCTGTTCAGGGATCGCTTTGATGGTTATGTTTTTATTGATCACAAAG GTCTCGAATATCCCGCCATCGTGGAATTTGCTCCGTTTCAAAAAGCTGCCAAAAAGAAGAATAAGAAAAAGGATGCCAAAGCTGGAACTATCGATGATG ATCCAGAATATAAGAAGTTTTTAGAAAGCTACAGTGCTGATGATGAAAAATTAACATCTACTCCCGAGACTTTATTAGAAGAAATAGAGGCAAGAAATAAAGAATTAATAG CCAAAAAGACAACTCCTCTGTTGAACTTCCTGAAGAATAAGCAG AGGCTTAGAGAAGAGAAacgagaggaaaggaggaggcgAGAACTAGAGaggaagagacaaagggaagaagaaagaaggaagtggaaagaagaagaaagaagaaagcgaaaagaagctgaaaaaacaaagaaagtagaAAGGTGTCCCGAGAAGGAAAGGGACAAATCAAAGGATGAACCAAAGATTAAG CTACTTAAGAAGccagaaagggatgaaagagattttgaaaaaaaggaaaaggccaAGAGACCGGAGAAAGAGAATCTCAGAGAGGACAAGACCGCCAGCCCAATTGGCAACGTGCCAGCCAAGCGCTCTGATGGCGAAGCTAAAGAGGAAAAGACCAAAAAAGTCATCTACCCCCTGCA ATTCGAAGACGAGTGCGGGAAAGATTACCGCGACAGAGACTACGACCGCGACAGAGACTACGAGAGGATTCAGCGGGATAAACTCCGGCGCCAAGAGGAAGACCGTCGGCGCCAGAAAGAACGCTTTGAGAAAGAGAAAGTGTTCCGGAGGAAAGAGGACGAGGTGAAACGGGAACGAGACTCCTTgcgagagaaagggaaaagagccGACTTCCTGGAGTACGTGAGCAACgcagagaaaactgagaaggggacCAAGGAGGACAAAAGAGACGATTTGGCCAAGAAAGACCGGATTCGGAACAAG GACCGGCCGGCCATGCAGCTCTACCAACCTGGAGCCCGGAGTCGAAGCCGCTTATCCGCGTACGACGAGAGCTCTCCCAAGCCATACGACCAAGGAGCAGATAAAAAGCCAGAGTGCGAGGCTAGTAACTTGAAAGAAGAGGTGTGA
- the UPF3B gene encoding regulator of nonsense transcripts 3B isoform X4, with protein sequence MKEDKENARPKEKRGGPLTPTGLGAAMAGADAKAGGEPDRLERPKDKKETLSKVVIRRLPPSLTKEQLEEHLQPLPEHDYFEFFSNDSSLYPHMFSRAYINFKNQEDIVLFRDRFDGYVFIDHKGLEYPAIVEFAPFQKAAKKKNKKKDAKAGTIDDDPEYKKFLESYSADDEKLTSTPETLLEEIEARNKELIAKKTTPLLNFLKNKQRLREEKREERRRRELERKRQREEERRKWKEEERRKRKEAEKTKKVERCPEKERDKSKDEPKIKKPERDERDFEKKEKAKRPEKENLREDKTASPIGNVPAKRSDGEAKEEKTKKVIYPLQFEDECGKDYRDRDYDRDRDYERIQRDKLRRQEEDRRRQKERFEKEKVFRRKEDEVKRERDSLREKGKRADFLEYVSNAEKTEKGTKEDKRDDLAKKDRIRNKDRPAMQLYQPGARSRSRLSAYDESSPKPYDQGADKKPECEASNLKEEV encoded by the exons ATGAAGGAGGACAAGGAGAACGCCAGGCCGAAGGAGAAGCGCGGAGGGCCCCTCACTCCCACCGGCCTCGGAGCAGCCATGGCCGGGGCGGACGCCAAGGCGGGCGGGGAGCCTGACCGCCTCGAGAGGCCCAAAGACAAGAAAGAGACGCTCAGCAAG GTAGTGATTCGACGCCTTCCTCCCAGCTTGACCAAGGAACAGCTTGAAGAACATCTCCAGCCGCTGCCAGAGCACGATTATTTTGAATTCTTTTCAAATGACTCTag TTTGTACCCTCACATGTTTTCCAGAGCATACATCAACTTTAAAAACCAAGAAGACATAGTTCTGTTCAGGGATCGCTTTGATGGTTATGTTTTTATTGATCACAAAG GTCTCGAATATCCCGCCATCGTGGAATTTGCTCCGTTTCAAAAAGCTGCCAAAAAGAAGAATAAGAAAAAGGATGCCAAAGCTGGAACTATCGATGATG ATCCAGAATATAAGAAGTTTTTAGAAAGCTACAGTGCTGATGATGAAAAATTAACATCTACTCCCGAGACTTTATTAGAAGAAATAGAGGCAAGAAATAAAGAATTAATAG CCAAAAAGACAACTCCTCTGTTGAACTTCCTGAAGAATAAGCAG AGGCTTAGAGAAGAGAAacgagaggaaaggaggaggcgAGAACTAGAGaggaagagacaaagggaagaagaaagaaggaagtggaaagaagaagaaagaagaaagcgaaaagaagctgaaaaaacaaagaaagtagaAAGGTGTCCCGAGAAGGAAAGGGACAAATCAAAGGATGAACCAAAGATTAAG AAGccagaaagggatgaaagagattttgaaaaaaaggaaaaggccaAGAGACCGGAGAAAGAGAATCTCAGAGAGGACAAGACCGCCAGCCCAATTGGCAACGTGCCAGCCAAGCGCTCTGATGGCGAAGCTAAAGAGGAAAAGACCAAAAAAGTCATCTACCCCCTGCA ATTCGAAGACGAGTGCGGGAAAGATTACCGCGACAGAGACTACGACCGCGACAGAGACTACGAGAGGATTCAGCGGGATAAACTCCGGCGCCAAGAGGAAGACCGTCGGCGCCAGAAAGAACGCTTTGAGAAAGAGAAAGTGTTCCGGAGGAAAGAGGACGAGGTGAAACGGGAACGAGACTCCTTgcgagagaaagggaaaagagccGACTTCCTGGAGTACGTGAGCAACgcagagaaaactgagaaggggacCAAGGAGGACAAAAGAGACGATTTGGCCAAGAAAGACCGGATTCGGAACAAG GACCGGCCGGCCATGCAGCTCTACCAACCTGGAGCCCGGAGTCGAAGCCGCTTATCCGCGTACGACGAGAGCTCTCCCAAGCCATACGACCAAGGAGCAGATAAAAAGCCAGAGTGCGAGGCTAGTAACTTGAAAGAAGAGGTGTGA